A stretch of the Oncorhynchus clarkii lewisi isolate Uvic-CL-2024 chromosome 9, UVic_Ocla_1.0, whole genome shotgun sequence genome encodes the following:
- the LOC139416595 gene encoding DNA fragmentation factor subunit beta-like isoform X2: MFSHNGLHRRKGAMFGLFRKNKLVKIRSLNETTKHGVAATSLKELLKKGSKLLQVPLVGSHICLYEDGTELSEDYFQSLPDNAELVLLAMGERWSGFVCDISRLLDTDRNLDLLIDAAKGLLSDERSPKRRKLLGELLLHLKDSSDTENREDDEDWFQGIDVRFKTKSAYMKYNCESRIRGYMKEVDSYAQTIQKPKLKAEYKKTAESLVLQLKSDKYNGCYFNRTEKELNRLCTKDGWFSCQGAFDQDECISLHSINPYGNRESRILFSTWNLDHRIEKKRTVIPALVEALQNRKSSNINLDYFYKLLFTRENLKLVHIVCHKKSAHDLLCDKRNMYKWGKRKGL, encoded by the exons ATGTTTTCGCACAATGGTCTTCATAGAAGAAAAGGCGCGATGTTTGGACTTTTCAGAAAAAACAAACTTGTCAAAATAAGAAGTCTGAATGAAACTACAAAACATGGGGTGGCTGCAACAAGTCTGAAAGAGCTTCTCAAAAAGGGGAGTAAACTCCTACAG GTTCCACTCGTCGGTTCGCATATTTGCTTGTATGAAGATGGAACAGAATTGTCAGAGGACTATTTCCAAAGTCTTCCAGACAATGCTGAACTTGTCCTTCTTGCCATGGGTGAGAGATGGAGCGGAT TTGTCTGTGACATAAGCCGGTTGCTGGACACCGACAGGAACTTAGATCTTCTGATTGATGCGGCTAAGGGGCTTCTCTCTGACGAGCGGTCTCCAAAGAGACGCAAACTCCTGGGGGAACTGCTGCTGCATTTGAAGGACAGCTCTGACACTGAAAACAGAGAAGATGATGAAGACTGGTTCCAAG GAATTGATGTCAGATTTAAGACCAAATCAGCCTACATGAAGTACAACTGTGAGAGCAGGATTCGTGGATACATGAAGGAG GTGGATAGTTATGCTCAAACAATCCAAAAGCCTAAACTCAAGGCAGAATACAAGAAGACTGCAGAGTCCTTGGTGCTGCAGCTGAAGTCTGACAAGTACAATGGCTGCTACTTCAACAGGACAGAGAAGGAACTCAATCGACTATGCACCAAGGATGGATGGTTCTCCTGTCAG ggTGCGTTTGACCAGGATGAATGCATTTCCCTCCACTCCATCAACCCCTATGGCAACCGAGAGAGCAGGATTCTCTTTAGCACCTGGAACTTGGACCACAG GATTGAGAAGAAGAGGACGGTCATTCCTGCCCTGGTGGAAGCACTGCAGAACCGCAAGAGCAGCAACATAAACCTGGACTATTTTTATAAACTGCTGTTCACTCGGGAGAATCTAAAGCTGGTGCATATTGTATGCCACAAGAAAAGTGCCCATGACTTGCTGTGTGATAAAAGAAACATGTACAAATGGGGCAAACGAAAGGGATTATAA
- the LOC139416596 gene encoding UDP-GlcNAc:betaGal beta-1,3-N-acetylglucosaminyltransferase 7, like codes for MDIFFRRKRALKTLLSLSLVFASLLMIQKFKLVDNSIKDDMEVKRQEEAGWCGPECDFYKGKGLLKSSLGNYSPVLGDDLDAPRVKVSNATLATWDVHVMNCSEDSAVRKNDWFRRLDPRFHQFVLHRHCRYFPMLINHPDKCRNGDVHLLMVVKSVIEQHDRREAVRNTWGREQEIDGKRIKTLFLLGSPTNGKDTKNLQKLIEYENIIYGDILQWDFMDTFFNLTLKEVNFLKWFDIHCSSAKFIFKGDDDVFVNTKNLLELIGFKTEDRKVLNLFVGDTISKAIPIRNHQSKYYIPKELFDKPYPPYVGGGGFLMSSQLAHRLFVVSEDLELYPIDDVFLGMCLQKLHLTPEMHIGFRTFGIMKRRVSPMNREPCFFKNLIVVHKLSPQELFRMWSVVENKELVCAKNTAP; via the coding sequence ATGGATATTTTTTTCAGAAGAAAGAGGGCATTGAAAACTCTCCTCAGCTTGTCTCTAGTTTTTGCGTCTTTATTGATGATCCAAAAGTTCAAGCTTGTGGATAACAGCATCAAGGATGATATGGAGGTTAAACGCCAGGAAGAAGCCGGTTGGTGTGGACCTGAGTGTGATTTCTACAAAGGAAAAGGCCTATTGAAAAGCAGTTTGGGAAACTACTCGCCTGTTCTTGGTGATGATTTGGATGCGCCACGGGTGAAGGTGTCCAACGCTACTCTAGCTACTTGGGATGTACACGTTATGAACTGCAGTGAAGATTCAGCCGTGAGGAAAAATGATTGGTTTCGACGTTTGGATCCGAGGTTCCACCAATTTGTGTTACACAGACATTGTCGGTATTTCCCAATGTTAATAAATCACCCGGATAAATGCAGGAATGGAGACGTACACTTGCTCATGGTTGTAAAATCCGTTATAGAGCAGCATGATAGGCGAGAGGCCGTGCGTAATACCTGGGGTAGGGAACAGGAAATTGATGGTAAGAGAATAAAAACGCTGTTTCTTCTAGGAAGCCCTACAAATGGTAAAGACACGAAAAACCTTCAAAAGTTGATTGAGTATGAGAACATTATATATGGAGACATTCTTCAATGGGATTTTATGGACACATTTTTCAACCTCACCTTGAAAGAGGTAAATTTTCTGAAATGGTTTGATATTCACTGCTCCAGTGCCAAGTTTATATTCAAAGGGGATGACGACGTTTTCGTGAATACAAAGAACTTACTGGAACTTATTGGTTTCAAGACTGAGGACCGCAAAGTGCTGAACTTATTTGTTGGGGACACCATATCCAAAGCCATCCCCATCAGAAACCATCAAAGTAAATACTACATCCCCAAAGAGCTGTTTGACAAACCGTACCCACcttatgttggtggtggtgggttTTTAATGTCCTCACAATTAGCTCATAGACTGTTTGTGGTTTCAGAGGACTTGGAGCTCTATCCCATTGATGATGTGTTTTTGGGAATGTGCCTCCAGAAGCTACACTTGACTCCAGAGATGCACATAGGTTTCAGGACCTTTGGCATCATGAAACGCAGAGTGAGTCCAATGAACAGAGAACCTTGCTTTTTCAAAAACCTCATCGTAGTCCATAAATTGAGTCCTCAGGAGCTATTCAGGATGTGGAGTGTAGTGGAAAATAAGGAGCTGGTTTGTGCCAAAAACACTGCACCATGA
- the LOC139416595 gene encoding DNA fragmentation factor subunit beta-like isoform X1 — protein sequence MFGLFRKNKLVKIRSLNETTKHGVAATSLKELLKKGSKLLQVPLVGSHICLYEDGTELSEDYFQSLPDNAELVLLAMVVCDISRLLDTDRNLDLLIDAAKGLLSDERSPKRRKLLGELLLHLKDSSDTENREDDEDWFQGIDVRFKTKSAYMKYNCESRIRGYMKEVDSYAQTIQKPKLKAEYKKTAESLVLQLKSDKYNGCYFNRTEKELNRLCTKDGWFSCQGAFDQDECISLHSINPYGNRESRILFSTWNLDHRIEKKRTVIPALVEALQNRKSSNINLDYFYKLLFTRENLKLVHIVCHKKSAHDLLCDKRNMYKWGKRKGL from the exons ATGTTTGGACTTTTCAGAAAAAACAAACTTGTCAAAATAAGAAGTCTGAATGAAACTACAAAACATGGGGTGGCTGCAACAAGTCTGAAAGAGCTTCTCAAAAAGGGGAGTAAACTCCTACAG GTTCCACTCGTCGGTTCGCATATTTGCTTGTATGAAGATGGAACAGAATTGTCAGAGGACTATTTCCAAAGTCTTCCAGACAATGCTGAACTTGTCCTTCTTGCCATGG TTGTCTGTGACATAAGCCGGTTGCTGGACACCGACAGGAACTTAGATCTTCTGATTGATGCGGCTAAGGGGCTTCTCTCTGACGAGCGGTCTCCAAAGAGACGCAAACTCCTGGGGGAACTGCTGCTGCATTTGAAGGACAGCTCTGACACTGAAAACAGAGAAGATGATGAAGACTGGTTCCAAG GAATTGATGTCAGATTTAAGACCAAATCAGCCTACATGAAGTACAACTGTGAGAGCAGGATTCGTGGATACATGAAGGAG GTGGATAGTTATGCTCAAACAATCCAAAAGCCTAAACTCAAGGCAGAATACAAGAAGACTGCAGAGTCCTTGGTGCTGCAGCTGAAGTCTGACAAGTACAATGGCTGCTACTTCAACAGGACAGAGAAGGAACTCAATCGACTATGCACCAAGGATGGATGGTTCTCCTGTCAG ggTGCGTTTGACCAGGATGAATGCATTTCCCTCCACTCCATCAACCCCTATGGCAACCGAGAGAGCAGGATTCTCTTTAGCACCTGGAACTTGGACCACAG GATTGAGAAGAAGAGGACGGTCATTCCTGCCCTGGTGGAAGCACTGCAGAACCGCAAGAGCAGCAACATAAACCTGGACTATTTTTATAAACTGCTGTTCACTCGGGAGAATCTAAAGCTGGTGCATATTGTATGCCACAAGAAAAGTGCCCATGACTTGCTGTGTGATAAAAGAAACATGTACAAATGGGGCAAACGAAAGGGATTATAA